A genomic stretch from Malus domestica chromosome 15, GDT2T_hap1 includes:
- the LOC103401350 gene encoding phosphoglycerate mutase-like protein 4 isoform X2 produces MADADSSVDSDYAEILVVRHGETVWNADGRIQGTLDVELNDAGRQQAAALGDRLSKDPKISLVYSSDLSRAYETAQIIASRCGGLKVVTDPDLRERHKGVLQGLAYHEIPKLYPEAYQAFLSGDTSKDFPGAEESLDQHYQRCTSSLQRIGNKHKGERVVAVTHGTVIHTLLRKGYPNGDFIGKIIPNTSIHVFHLYDDEKWTVKSLRDVSHLNQTDFL; encoded by the exons ATGGCGGATGCCGATTCCAG TGTTGACTCGGATTACGCGGAGATCCTTGTAGTGCGGCATGGCGAAACGGTCTGGAATGCTGACGGTAGAATCCAG GGGACTTTGGATGTCGAATTAAATGACGCGGGGAGGCAGCAAGCAGCTGCA CTGGGTGATAGATTATCCAAGGATCCCAAAATCTCCCTTGTATATTCTTCAGACCTGAGTCGAGCTTATGAGACTGCACAGATAATTGCATCCAGGTGCGGTGGGCTAAAG GTTGTTACCGATCCTGATCTACGAGAAAGGCATAAAGGTGTTCTTCAAGGACTTGCATACCATGAAATTCCCAAACTGTATCCTGAGGCTTACCAGGCCTTTTTATCTGGTGACACAAGTAAAGATTTCCCG GGTGCTGAAGAAAGTCTTGATCAACATTATCAACGCTGCACATCTTCGTTGCAGCGAATTGGCAATAAACACAAAG GAGAGCGAGTAGTTGCGGTCACCCATGGGACGGTCATACATACACTCCTCAGGAAGGGTTACCCAAATGGCGATTTTATTGGCAAAATTATACCCAATACATCGATCCATGTATTTCACTTGTACGATGACGAAAAATGGACCGTAAAATCCTTACGTGATGTTAGTCACCTCAACCAAACTGATTTTTTGTAA
- the LOC103401350 gene encoding phosphoglycerate mutase-like protein 4 isoform X1 codes for MADADSSSVDSDYAEILVVRHGETVWNADGRIQGTLDVELNDAGRQQAAALGDRLSKDPKISLVYSSDLSRAYETAQIIASRCGGLKVVTDPDLRERHKGVLQGLAYHEIPKLYPEAYQAFLSGDTSKDFPGAEESLDQHYQRCTSSLQRIGNKHKGERVVAVTHGTVIHTLLRKGYPNGDFIGKIIPNTSIHVFHLYDDEKWTVKSLRDVSHLNQTDFL; via the exons ATGGCGGATGCCGATTCCAG CAGTGTTGACTCGGATTACGCGGAGATCCTTGTAGTGCGGCATGGCGAAACGGTCTGGAATGCTGACGGTAGAATCCAG GGGACTTTGGATGTCGAATTAAATGACGCGGGGAGGCAGCAAGCAGCTGCA CTGGGTGATAGATTATCCAAGGATCCCAAAATCTCCCTTGTATATTCTTCAGACCTGAGTCGAGCTTATGAGACTGCACAGATAATTGCATCCAGGTGCGGTGGGCTAAAG GTTGTTACCGATCCTGATCTACGAGAAAGGCATAAAGGTGTTCTTCAAGGACTTGCATACCATGAAATTCCCAAACTGTATCCTGAGGCTTACCAGGCCTTTTTATCTGGTGACACAAGTAAAGATTTCCCG GGTGCTGAAGAAAGTCTTGATCAACATTATCAACGCTGCACATCTTCGTTGCAGCGAATTGGCAATAAACACAAAG GAGAGCGAGTAGTTGCGGTCACCCATGGGACGGTCATACATACACTCCTCAGGAAGGGTTACCCAAATGGCGATTTTATTGGCAAAATTATACCCAATACATCGATCCATGTATTTCACTTGTACGATGACGAAAAATGGACCGTAAAATCCTTACGTGATGTTAGTCACCTCAACCAAACTGATTTTTTGTAA
- the LOC103416004 gene encoding phosphoglycerate mutase-like protein 4 isoform X1, whose amino-acid sequence MNEMSTLNFLTLTQPPRASRSSQLSIGSVRPSSHPRRRCQFPIHPWRTPIPGPISFSFSLHLYPPFPSNRMVRQLGCLSSDYAEIIVVRHGETAWNADRRIQGHLDVELNDAGRQQAAAVGNRLSKDPKISLVYSSDLSRAYETAQIIASKCGGLTVVTDPDLRERHLGDLQGLVYHELAKLKPQAHQAFLSRETCQEIPGGGESLDQLHRRCTSSLQRIGNKHKGERVVVVTHGGVIRTLLKKGYPNGKSIGKVANTSIHIFHLYDDEKWAVKSSGDVSHLNQTDFLQSNFGGDEKSG is encoded by the exons ATGAATGAAATGAGCACTCTAAattttctcactctcactcaacCCCCTCGCGCCTCACGGAGCTCTCAGCTCAGCATTGGCTCAGTACGGCCGAGTAGTCATCCACGGCGGCGGTGTCAGTTCCCGATTCATCCATGGCGGACGCCGATTCCAGGTCCGATctccttctcattctccttgcaCCTCTATCCTCCGTTTCCTTCCAATCGCATGGTTCGTCAATTGGG CTGTTTGAGTTCGGATTACGCGGAGATCATCGTAGTTCGCCACGGCGAAACGGCCTGGAACGCTGACCGTAGAATACAG GGTCATTTGGATGTTGAGTTAAACGATGCTGGGAGGCAGCAAGCAGCTGCA GTGGGTAATAGATTATCCAAGGATCCCAAAATCTCCCTCGTATATTCTTCTGACCTGAGTCGAGCTTATGAGACTGCACAGATAATTGCATCCAAGTGTGGTGGGCTAACG GTTGTAACAGATCCTGATTTACGAGAAAGGCATTTAGGTGATCTTCAAGGACTTGTTTACCATGAACTTGCCAAACTTAAACCTCAGGCTCACCAGGCCTTTTTATCTCGTGAGACATGTCAAGAGATCCCA GGGGGTGGAGAAAGTCTTGATCAACTTCATCGACGCTGCACATCTTCATTGCAGCGAATTGGCAATAAACACAAAG GAGAGCGAGTAGTTGTGGTCACTCATGGGGGGGTCATCAGAACACTCCTCAAGAAAGGTTACCCAAATGGCAAGTCTATAGGCAAAGTAGCCAATACATCGATCCACATATTTCACTTGTACGATGACGAGAAATGGGCCGTAAAATCCTCGGGTGATGTTAGTCATCTTAACCAAACAGATTTTCTGCAATCAAATTTCGGTGGTGACGAAAAATCTGGTTAG
- the LOC103416004 gene encoding phosphoglycerate mutase-like protein 4 isoform X2 gives MADADSSCLSSDYAEIIVVRHGETAWNADRRIQGHLDVELNDAGRQQAAAVGNRLSKDPKISLVYSSDLSRAYETAQIIASKCGGLTVVTDPDLRERHLGDLQGLVYHELAKLKPQAHQAFLSRETCQEIPGGGESLDQLHRRCTSSLQRIGNKHKGERVVVVTHGGVIRTLLKKGYPNGKSIGKVANTSIHIFHLYDDEKWAVKSSGDVSHLNQTDFLQSNFGGDEKSG, from the exons ATGGCGGACGCCGATTCCAG CTGTTTGAGTTCGGATTACGCGGAGATCATCGTAGTTCGCCACGGCGAAACGGCCTGGAACGCTGACCGTAGAATACAG GGTCATTTGGATGTTGAGTTAAACGATGCTGGGAGGCAGCAAGCAGCTGCA GTGGGTAATAGATTATCCAAGGATCCCAAAATCTCCCTCGTATATTCTTCTGACCTGAGTCGAGCTTATGAGACTGCACAGATAATTGCATCCAAGTGTGGTGGGCTAACG GTTGTAACAGATCCTGATTTACGAGAAAGGCATTTAGGTGATCTTCAAGGACTTGTTTACCATGAACTTGCCAAACTTAAACCTCAGGCTCACCAGGCCTTTTTATCTCGTGAGACATGTCAAGAGATCCCA GGGGGTGGAGAAAGTCTTGATCAACTTCATCGACGCTGCACATCTTCATTGCAGCGAATTGGCAATAAACACAAAG GAGAGCGAGTAGTTGTGGTCACTCATGGGGGGGTCATCAGAACACTCCTCAAGAAAGGTTACCCAAATGGCAAGTCTATAGGCAAAGTAGCCAATACATCGATCCACATATTTCACTTGTACGATGACGAGAAATGGGCCGTAAAATCCTCGGGTGATGTTAGTCATCTTAACCAAACAGATTTTCTGCAATCAAATTTCGGTGGTGACGAAAAATCTGGTTAG
- the LOC103401351 gene encoding phosphoglycerate mutase-like protein 4, whose product MAEAHSCCVDSDYAEIIVVRHGETVWNAEGRIQGNLDVELNDAGRQQAAALGDRLSKDPKISLVYSSDLSRAYETAQIIASRCGGLKVVTDPDLRERHKGVLQGLVYHEIPKLYPEAHQTFLSGDMSNDFPGAEESLDQHHQRCTSSLQRIGDKHKGERVVAVTHGGVIETLLRKGYPNDDFIGKVANTSIHIFHLYDDEKWTVKSLGDVSHLNQTDFL is encoded by the exons ATGGCGGAGGCCCATTCCTG CTGTGTTGACTCGGATTACGCGGAGATCATTGTAGTGCGTCACGGCGAAACAGTCTGGAATGCTGAGGGTAGAATCCAG GGGAATTTGGATGTTGAATTAAATGACGCTGGGAGGCAGCAAGCAGCTGCA CTGGGTGATAGATTATCCAAGGATCCCAAAATCTCCCTCGTATATTCTTCCGATCTCAGTCGAGCTTATGAGACTGCACAGATAATTGCCTCTAGGTGTGGTGGGCTAAAG GTTGTAACCGATCCTGATCTACGAGAAAGGCATAAAGGTGTTCTTCAAGGACTTGTATACCATGAAATTCCCAAACTTTATCCTGAGGCTCACCAGACCTTTTTATCTGGTGACATGAGTAATGATTTCCCG GGTGCCGAAGAAAGTCTTGATCAACATCATCAACGCTGCACATCTTCGTTGCAGCGGATTGGCGATAAACACAAAG GAGAGCGAGTAGTTGCGGTCACTCATGGGGGAGTCATAGAAACACTCCTCAGGAAGGGTTACCCAAATGACGATTTTATAGGCAAAGTGGCCAATACATCGATCCACATATTTCACTTGTACGATGACGAAAAATGGACCGTAAAATCCTTGGGTGATGTTAGTCACCTCAACCAAACAGATTTTCTGTAA